GAGACAGATGGACTAGACGAGCTTGGTCATACGGTTGGTGGTAGAAATGTTTTTAGCGAGAAGGCTACATGGGGTCGCCTTAATGCAAAAGTAAAATCAGGATATGTTATGAGAAAGACATCTATAACGGAACAATATTCTTTTGAAACATATTTACGTGATCAAGATGATGATACAGTATACTTATTTTTGTTAAAAGAGACAGGAGATATAGAGTTTTTTACGACTGATCATAAGTTGGTAGGAGAACCTGGAGATATTGTAGTTGCCTTGATGCCGCCAAGTAAAGAATTTAGAAGAATTAGAGAGAGGTTAAATGAAGAAAGATAAAGAAAGTTGAGTAAAGTGAATTTTTTTGTTATTATACAAATGACTAAGAACCACAATATCTTTCTTGTATAGTGCCTAGGCGGTTTGCCTAGGCACTTTCTCTTTTTGAGTAGTATTGGGTGGGCCTTTCAAAAAGGAAGATTTCTTTTATCATCAATATTCGTTATAATAAGAAAAATCAATAAAGGGAGGATGGGCAATGAACGTACATAAACAAATTGAAAAATTTAAAAAGCAACATGAAAACCGAGGTAGGTTGCTTATTCACTGTCCGGACAAACCAGGGATCGTTGCATCCGTTTCTACCTTTTTAAAGGATTTTGGTGCGAACATAATTGAGTCGAATCAATTCTCAACAGACCCATCTGGAGGATCTTTTTTCTTAAGAATTGAATTTGATTGTCCCTATTTAGTAAACAAAATGGAAAAAATGTTAAGTAGCTTTTCAGACATTGCTAATCAATTTTCGATGTCTTGGACATTAACACGAGTGTCTGATGTGAAGAAGTGTGCCGTATTTGTTTCGAAAGAACTGCATTGTTTGCAAGAATTATTATGGGAGTGGCAGAGTGGAGAATTGATGATTGATATACCACTTGTCATTAGTAACCATCTAGATGCAAAAGAAGTGGTGAAGTCTTTTGGGATCCCTTTTTATCATATTCAATCTTCGAGAGATATTCGAAAGCAGGTCGAGCAGGAACAACTGAAATTACTTAATCAATATTCTGTTGATTTTATTGTGTTAGCAAGGTACATGCAAATTTTAACTCCTGAATTTGTTGAACAACATCCAAACCAAATTATTAATATTCATCATTCTTTTCTCCCTGCTTTTGTCGGTGCAAAGCCATATGAACGAGCGTTTAAACGAGGTGTAAAACTAATTGGTGCCACCTCTCACTATGTGACGAATGACTTAGATGAAGGACCAATTATAGAACAGGATATTGAACGAGTCGATCATCGTCAAGATGTAGAAGGGTTGAAAGTGATTGGTCGAAAAATTGAACGAAATGTATTAGCTCAGGCAGTCAAATGGCATATTGAAGATAGAATCATTGTTTTTAAGAACAAAACGATCGTTTTTTAATGGTAAATAAAGTTTTTCATTTCTCCTTATGTAAAGAGTATTCCTCTAATATAAGGTTTTTTTTGTGTCGATTTTCATGTTTATTACATATTGTAGAGTATCCCTTTAGTTGGAGTGTGACAGATGAAAGCGAATTTACCTGTTATTACATTAGGTAAAGTGTTTAATCCCCGATTACCTAATCAATTGAATCAAAGTGAGCCACCGATTAAGTTGGCTGAAGTAATTTTAGAACCTAACAAATGCATGAGTACCTGTGCGTTATTGGAGTATTCACAATTTATCACTTTTACGATTTTTGGTTTGAATCCAAAGTTAGAAATTGTATATCGTCTTATTAGACAAAATAAAAAATCAACAGAAATTCTTCAAATATGGGATTTTCTTTTTGAATCTGCAACAATAGCAGAGGTTGCCAATATTCAAACAAATCAACCTGATGTTTTTAAATTTTGCGATTGTGATCTTCAAAATCAAGGTGAGAAACTGATTTATCTGTACCAAATCATTAGTATTAAGAAAAATTCAGTAAGAGAATTTGAACTTACTAACAAGAATGTGACTGGGAACGAACTAAGGAATGGAAAGAGCTACTTACTTTATAATTAGGCTTGAAAATATGAATTAAACGAGGAAGGTGAATATATTGGAGCTACAGGGAAGCTATTTACCATTCATTGTTCAGGCTAAAGTTTTTAATCCTGTTTTACCAATTAAGTTAAGTAGACAACAACCTCCAATTAAATTGACGCAACTATCCTTTGATGTACCCCAAAATATTGATATGTGTGTGTTTATTAGTTTTTCTGGTTTTGTATCATCAAATTTGCGAGGGGAAGATTTTAATCGTTTGACTTTTAGGTTGATTAAAAAGTGTGAAGGATTCACTGTGCAAAACCTCCAGGAATATTCCTTTCGAAGAGGTTTTGTGAATGATACTAATATAAAAGAGCCTGTGGTCTATAATTATTGTCAATGTATATCCAATCGCTTTATAAGTTTTTGTACGTATTCATTTGAGTTAGTTGAAGCAGAATTATCCAACAACTCGTTTTATAATATTTCAGAAAAAAATATGACCGCTCAAGTTTATCGGGGCGAAGAACAACATCAGGGGAGGTGTTGAGGTTGGAGTCATCTTGTCAGTCTTCATTTTTAAACTGTGGGAAAACTTATAAAGTATTAATTCCGAATCAACTATCTCTCAATTCGGTGCCTTTAAAAATTGCCTCTGTTAAAGTAGATGTTCAAAATATTAAAAATCCTCGTGTACTTATAAATTATTCTCAAAATTGTAATGTAGTTGTAAATGGTTATAATATACTTATTAGCGTTACTTTTGAACTTGTGAGGAAATCAATTCAAACAGGTGAGGAAGAAAGATTAGAGAAATGGACATTTAAAGTGTCTGAAGGAATTCCTACAGT
This portion of the Bacillus carboniphilus genome encodes:
- the purU gene encoding formyltetrahydrofolate deformylase encodes the protein MNVHKQIEKFKKQHENRGRLLIHCPDKPGIVASVSTFLKDFGANIIESNQFSTDPSGGSFFLRIEFDCPYLVNKMEKMLSSFSDIANQFSMSWTLTRVSDVKKCAVFVSKELHCLQELLWEWQSGELMIDIPLVISNHLDAKEVVKSFGIPFYHIQSSRDIRKQVEQEQLKLLNQYSVDFIVLARYMQILTPEFVEQHPNQIINIHHSFLPAFVGAKPYERAFKRGVKLIGATSHYVTNDLDEGPIIEQDIERVDHRQDVEGLKVIGRKIERNVLAQAVKWHIEDRIIVFKNKTIVF
- a CDS encoding DUF4489 domain-containing protein; this encodes MESSCQSSFLNCGKTYKVLIPNQLSLNSVPLKIASVKVDVQNIKNPRVLINYSQNCNVVVNGYNILISVTFELVRKSIQTGEEERLEKWTFKVSEGIPTVVEELVTIEPLVLNYCDSLNNSFEDAFIYTIQIIDLKSNNASYTLDSQQISAIACSGSSN
- a CDS encoding DUF4489 domain-containing protein, which produces MELQGSYLPFIVQAKVFNPVLPIKLSRQQPPIKLTQLSFDVPQNIDMCVFISFSGFVSSNLRGEDFNRLTFRLIKKCEGFTVQNLQEYSFRRGFVNDTNIKEPVVYNYCQCISNRFISFCTYSFELVEAELSNNSFYNISEKNMTAQVYRGEEQHQGRC